A DNA window from Planifilum fulgidum contains the following coding sequences:
- a CDS encoding putative hydro-lyase produces the protein MDVAAMSPAELRALFRRNEWVRPTSGLARGFVQANLVVLKKDLAFDFLLFCMRNPKPCPVLDVTEPGSPVPRMAAPAADLRTDLPKYRIYRRGELVEETTDIRSHWAEDLVAFLLGCSFTFEQALLANGIPVRHIEENCNVPMYRTSIPCVPAGRFKGPMVVSMRPIPEKQVVRAVQVTSRFPAVHGAPVQIGNPEAIGIRDLSRPDFGDPVTIREGEVPVFWACGVTPQAVAMEVKPDLMITHAPGHMFITDLRDERFGVL, from the coding sequence ATGGATGTTGCCGCCATGTCCCCCGCCGAACTGCGGGCCCTCTTCCGGCGCAATGAATGGGTTCGGCCCACTTCCGGCTTGGCGAGGGGGTTTGTCCAGGCCAACCTGGTTGTGCTGAAAAAGGATCTGGCCTTCGATTTTCTGCTGTTTTGCATGCGGAATCCGAAACCTTGCCCGGTGCTCGACGTGACGGAACCCGGTTCCCCCGTTCCCCGGATGGCGGCGCCTGCGGCCGACCTGCGGACGGATCTGCCCAAATACCGCATCTATCGGCGCGGGGAACTGGTGGAGGAGACGACCGATATCCGAAGCCATTGGGCGGAGGATCTGGTCGCGTTTCTCCTCGGGTGCAGCTTCACCTTTGAACAGGCTTTGCTCGCCAACGGCATTCCGGTGCGCCATATCGAGGAGAATTGCAACGTGCCCATGTACAGAACGAGCATTCCGTGCGTTCCGGCGGGGCGGTTCAAAGGACCGATGGTGGTCAGCATGCGTCCCATTCCGGAAAAGCAGGTGGTCCGGGCCGTCCAGGTGACCTCCCGCTTTCCGGCGGTCCACGGGGCGCCGGTGCAGATCGGAAACCCGGAGGCGATCGGGATCCGTGATTTGAGCCGTCCCGACTTCGGGGACCCGGTCACGATCCGGGAGGGGGAGGTTCCCGTCTTCTGGGCCTGCGGCGTCACGCCCCAGGCGGTGGCGATGGAAGTGAAACCCGATCTCATGATTACCCACGCCCCGGGGCACATGTTTATCACCGACCTGCGGGACGAGCGGTTCGGGGTACTGTAG
- a CDS encoding NRAMP family divalent metal transporter has protein sequence MATSSIGPGFLTQTTVFTAQFAASFGFVILASILLDIGAQLNIWRIIAVSESRAQDIANKVLPGLGYLLAFLVVLGGLAFNIGNIGGAGLGFNVLFGVDPKIGAVISALVAVGLFLSKEAGKAMDRFALVLGFVMIGLTLYVMFTSAPPVGEAVVRSFVPEMTAENRAGFFMAIVTLVGGTVGGYITFAGGHRLLDAGVKGIEALPEVNRSSISGILITALMRYILFLAALGVVAAGLTLDEANPPASVFQLAAGEIGYKLFGIVMWSAAVTSVVGAAYTSVSFIRTFSKALNRHHRGLIIAFIILSTLVFVTVGRPVKTLILVGALNGLILPIALGIMLIAAHRKSIVGNYKHPVWLTVFGVLVVIVMSYLGGVTLFTELPKLFD, from the coding sequence ATGGCCACCTCGTCGATCGGTCCGGGCTTTTTGACCCAGACCACCGTATTCACGGCGCAGTTTGCGGCCAGTTTTGGGTTTGTCATTTTGGCCTCCATTCTCCTGGACATCGGTGCCCAGCTGAACATCTGGCGCATCATCGCCGTATCCGAAAGCCGGGCCCAGGACATCGCCAACAAGGTGTTGCCGGGGCTCGGCTATCTCCTGGCGTTTCTGGTGGTGCTGGGCGGGTTGGCCTTCAATATCGGAAACATCGGAGGAGCCGGCCTCGGCTTCAACGTGCTGTTCGGCGTTGATCCCAAGATCGGGGCGGTCATCAGCGCGCTGGTCGCCGTCGGCCTCTTCCTGTCGAAGGAAGCCGGGAAGGCGATGGACCGTTTTGCGCTGGTGTTGGGATTTGTCATGATCGGCCTCACCCTGTATGTCATGTTCACCTCGGCCCCGCCGGTGGGGGAAGCGGTGGTCCGTTCCTTCGTCCCCGAGATGACGGCCGAAAACCGGGCGGGCTTTTTCATGGCGATCGTGACCCTGGTCGGGGGCACGGTCGGCGGGTACATCACCTTTGCGGGGGGCCACCGCCTGTTGGATGCCGGGGTGAAGGGAATCGAGGCCCTGCCCGAGGTGAACCGAAGCTCCATATCGGGCATTCTGATCACGGCCCTGATGCGCTACATCCTGTTCCTGGCCGCCTTGGGGGTGGTGGCGGCAGGGCTGACCTTGGATGAGGCCAATCCGCCGGCTTCCGTCTTTCAGCTGGCGGCGGGCGAGATCGGGTACAAGCTGTTCGGCATCGTGATGTGGTCGGCGGCGGTGACGTCGGTGGTGGGAGCCGCCTACACCTCCGTCTCCTTTATCCGGACCTTCAGCAAGGCTTTGAACAGGCACCACAGAGGGCTGATCATCGCCTTCATCATCCTGTCGACCCTCGTGTTCGTCACCGTCGGCCGTCCCGTGAAAACCCTGATCCTGGTGGGAGCGCTGAACGGTTTGATTCTGCCGATCGCTCTGGGGATCATGCTGATCGCCGCCCACCGGAAATCGATCGTCGGCAACTACAAACATCCGGTGTGGTTGACGGTCTTCGGCGTTCTGGTTGTCATCGTCATGTCCTATTTGGGCGGGGTCACCCTGTTTACGGAGCTGCCCAAGCTGTTCGACTGA